Proteins encoded by one window of Camelus bactrianus isolate YW-2024 breed Bactrian camel chromosome 9, ASM4877302v1, whole genome shotgun sequence:
- the LOC105062754 gene encoding netrin-5 — MDLFSSLGSSWEGSWAGLGVECRGSSGSPGSRGDSDSSPLQVPASAGTMPVTLALLLLLSQASADPCYHPGGGPRFCLPPVTQLPGLAASCPQACLLSSGVDFGPEATCNGSLTLALGGTFLLTSVSLRFCTPGPPALVLSTAWATGGPWRSLWHRPAWPRALGGPERVTFRAAPGPKASVVASHLRVEFGGRAGLAAAGVRGRCQCHGHAARCAARARPPRCRCRHHTTGPGCESCRPSHRDRPWRPATPWHPHPCLPCSCNQHARRCRFNSELFRLSGGRSGGVCERCRHHTAGRHCHYCQPGFWRDPSQPITSRRACRACQCHPIGATGGTCNQTSGQCSCKLGVTGLTCNRCGPGFQQSRSPRMPCQRIPEATTTIATTPDAYSSDPRCQNYCNITDPRVYMSLRRYCQQDYVLRAQVLASEAAGPVWQRLAVRVLAVYKQRARPVRSGGQEAWVPRADLACGCLRLRPGTHYLLLGSAAGDPDPARLVLDRHGLALPWRPRWSRPLRRLQQEERTGGCRELQPATPSSEPRL; from the exons ATGGATCTATTTTCCTCGCTTGGAAGCAGCTGGGAGGGGtcttgggcagggctgggggtggaatGCCGGGGTTCCTCAGGGAGCCCGGGGAGCAGGGGGGATTCggactcctctcctctccaggtACCTGCCTCTGCTGGAACCATGCCCGTGACCttggccctcttgctcctcctgAGCCAGGCCAGTGCAGACCCTTGCTACCATCCAGGGGGCGGCCCCCGCTTCTGCCTCCCACCAGTGACCCAGCTGCCTGGCCTGGCCGCCTCCTGTCCCCAGGCTTGTCTCCTCTCCTCAGGGGTGGACTTTGGTCCCGAGGCCACCTGCAATGGCAGTCTGACTCTGGCCCTGGGTGGGACCTTCCTCCTGACATCTGTCAGCCTGCGATTCTGCACCCCAGGACCCCCAGCCCTGGTCCTGTCAACCGCCTGGGCTACCGGAGGTCCCTGGAGATCACTGTGGCACAGACCTGCCTGGCCCCGGGCCTTGGGAGGCCCCGAGAGGGTGACCTTCAGAGCTGCACCCGGCCCCAAGGCCAGTGTAGTGGCCAGTCACCTCCGCGTGGAGTTTGGGGGTCGGGCAGGGCTGGCGGCAGCAGGGGTGAGAGGCCGCTGCCAGTGCCACGGCCACGCGGCCCGCTGTGCTGCCCGAGCCCGGCCAccccgctgccgctgccgccaccACACCACCGGCCCAGGGTGCGAGAGCTGCCGCCCATCCCACCGCGACCGGCCCTGGCGGCCCGCCACTCCCTGGCACCCTCACCCTTGCCTGC CCTGCTCCTGCAACCAGCACGCCCGCCGCTGCAGGTTCAACTCTGAGCTGTTCAGGCTGTCGGGTGGCCGCAGTGGGGGTGTCTGCGAGCGGTGCCGCCACCACACAGCTGGGCGGCACTGCCACTACTGCCAGCCGGGGTTCTGGAGAGACCCCAGCCAGCCCATCACCAGCCGCAGGGCCTGCAGGG CCTGCCAGTGCCATCCTATTGGGGCGACAGGTGGTACCTGCAACCAGACCAGTGGGCAGTGCTCCTGCAAGTTAGGGGTCACTGGCCTGACATGCAACCGCTGTGGTCCTGGCTTCCAGCAAAGCCGCTCCCCTAGGATGCCGTGCCAGC GAATTCCCGAGGCAACCACCACCATTGCTACAACTCCTGATGCTTACAGCTCTG ACCCTCGATGTCAAAACTACTGCAATATCACGGACCCCAGGGTATACATGAGCCTTCGGAGGTACTGCCAGCAGGACTACG TTCTTCGCGCCCAGGTGCTGGCGTCTGAAGCGGCAGGCCCGGTGTGGCAGCGGCTGGCCGTGCGCGTGCTGGCCGTGTACAAGCAGCGGGCCCGGCCCGTGCGCAGCGGCGGCCAGGAAGCCTGGGTGCCCCGCGCCGACCTGGCCTGCGGCTGCTTGCGCCTACGGCCAGGCACCCACTACCTGCTGCTGGGCAGTGCGGCCGGCGACCCCGACCCCGCGCGCCTGGTCCTCGACCGCCACGGCCTCGCGCTGCCCTGGAGGCCCCGCTGGAGCCGGCCGCTGAGGCGGCTGCAGCAGGAGGAGCGCACAGGGGGCTGCCGCGAACTGCAGCCTGCGACTCCGAGCTCTGAACCCAGGCTTTAG